In a genomic window of Gossypium arboreum isolate Shixiya-1 chromosome 7, ASM2569848v2, whole genome shotgun sequence:
- the LOC108469917 gene encoding uncharacterized protein LOC108469917 isoform X2 yields the protein METKVPLASSIDGSLSLLKVGSERHFDDGITRIPDHVWPSTKADVESDETPPYVSRSAAATLHMPSRISSIRLFEKQSFSTNNDDSKFQCSLTVRKDMLATIILKSLNLRHMQGKYISRVDSNLSYKQNWMLYVYGTCVSV from the exons ATGGAAACAAAAGTTCCGCTAGCGAGCAGTATAGATGGCTCCTTGAG TCTCTTAAAGGTTGGAAGTGAACGCCATTTTGACGATGGGATCACACGCATTCCAGATCATGTTTGGCCTTCCACCAAAGCGGATGTGGAGAGTGATGAAACACCTCCGTATGTCTCGAGGTCTGCAGCTGCTACACTTCATATGCCGTCAAGAATATCTTCTATAAGATTGTTTGAAAAGCAATCTTTTTCTACAAACAATGATGATTCCAAGTTTCAATGCTCACT CACTGTTCGCAAAGATATGTTGGCCACTATTATACTTAAATCCTTGAATCTTAGACATATGCAAGGAAAATACATTTCCAGGGTAGACAGCAACCTGAGTTATAAGCAGAACTGGATGCTATATGTATATGGTACCTGCGTGTCTGTATGA
- the LOC108469917 gene encoding uncharacterized protein LOC108469917 isoform X1: protein METKVPLASSIDGSLSLLKVGSERHFDDGITRIPDHVWPSTKADVESDETPPYVSRSAAATLHMPSRISSIRLFEKQSFSTNNDDSKFQCSLYPSVITYLDKFLNIMKTLISEIFIFSVIWIAYSYVVYGAWNLNLPNGCAI from the exons ATGGAAACAAAAGTTCCGCTAGCGAGCAGTATAGATGGCTCCTTGAG TCTCTTAAAGGTTGGAAGTGAACGCCATTTTGACGATGGGATCACACGCATTCCAGATCATGTTTGGCCTTCCACCAAAGCGGATGTGGAGAGTGATGAAACACCTCCGTATGTCTCGAGGTCTGCAGCTGCTACACTTCATATGCCGTCAAGAATATCTTCTATAAGATTGTTTGAAAAGCAATCTTTTTCTACAAACAATGATGATTCCAAGTTTCAATGCTCACTGTATCCTTCAGTGATCACTTATCTTGACAAGTTCTTAAATATAATGAAGACATTAATTTCTGAAATCTTCATCTTCTCTGTGATTTGGATAGCCTATAGTTATGTGGTTTATGGGGCATGGAATCTCAATTTGCCTAATGGATGTGCTATCTAA